A portion of the Sphingorhabdus pulchriflava genome contains these proteins:
- the rplB gene encoding 50S ribosomal protein L2 yields the protein MALKSYKPTSPARRGLVLVDRSSLYKGKPVKALTEGKRKTGGRNNKGHVTSRGIGGGHKQKYRIVDFKRRKWDMPATVERLEYDPNRTAFIALVKYEDGEQAYILAPQRLNVGDTVVAGEKTDVKPGNAMLLSQMPVGTICHNIEMKPGKGGQIARSAGTYVQLVGRDGGKVIVRLNSGEQRYILGSCMGTVGAVSNPDNSNTTLAKAGRNRWKGIKPLTRGVAKNPVDHPHGGGEGRTSGGRHPVTPWGKPTKGARTRSNKSTDKMIIRSRHAKKKR from the coding sequence ATGGCACTCAAGAGCTACAAACCAACCAGCCCGGCGCGTCGCGGCCTCGTGCTCGTCGACCGTTCGAGCCTTTACAAGGGTAAGCCCGTCAAGGCGCTGACCGAAGGCAAGCGCAAGACCGGCGGTCGCAACAACAAGGGCCATGTCACATCGCGTGGCATCGGCGGTGGTCACAAGCAGAAATATCGCATTGTCGACTTCAAGCGTCGCAAATGGGATATGCCTGCAACCGTCGAACGTCTGGAATATGACCCCAACCGCACGGCGTTCATTGCGCTGGTGAAATATGAGGATGGCGAACAAGCCTATATCCTCGCTCCGCAGCGCCTGAATGTTGGCGATACGGTGGTTGCTGGCGAAAAGACCGACGTTAAGCCGGGCAATGCGATGCTTCTGTCGCAGATGCCGGTGGGCACCATCTGTCACAACATCGAGATGAAGCCGGGCAAGGGTGGCCAGATCGCCCGTTCGGCAGGCACCTATGTGCAGCTCGTCGGACGTGATGGCGGCAAGGTCATCGTTCGCCTGAACTCGGGTGAGCAGCGCTACATCCTGGGTTCTTGCATGGGTACGGTTGGCGCGGTTTCGAACCCCGACAACTCGAACACCACGCTCGCCAAGGCTGGCCGCAACCGCTGGAAGGGCATCAAGCCCTTGACCCGCGGTGTTGCGAAGAACCCGGTCGACCACCCGCACGGTGGTGGTGAAGGCCGCACCTCGGGCGGTCGCCATCCGGTGACGCCATGGGGCAAGCCGACCAAGGGTGCCCGCACCCGTTCGAACAAATCGACTGACAAGATGATCATCCGGTCACGTCATGCGAAGAAGAAGAGGTAA
- the rpsS gene encoding 30S ribosomal protein S19 — protein sequence MARSVWKGPFVDLYLLKKAETAQDANSSAPIKTWSRRSTILPQFVGLTFNVYNGHKFVPVSVNEDMVGHKLGEFAPTRTYHGHGADKKGKR from the coding sequence ATGGCTCGTTCCGTCTGGAAAGGTCCTTTTGTCGACCTTTATCTGCTGAAAAAGGCAGAAACCGCGCAGGATGCGAACAGCAGCGCGCCGATCAAGACCTGGTCGCGTCGCTCGACGATCCTGCCGCAATTCGTCGGCCTGACGTTCAACGTCTATAACGGCCACAAGTTCGTCCCTGTCTCGGTCAACGAAGACATGGTCGGCCACAAGCTGGGCGAGTTCGCGCCCACCCGTACCTATCACGGTCACGGCGCAGACAAGAAGGGCAAACGCTAA
- the rplV gene encoding 50S ribosomal protein L22, whose product MGKQAAPRRVGDKEALAVGTTIRGSAQKLNLVAALIRGRKVEEALNILSFSKRAMAVDARKVLASAIANAENNHNLDVDSLVVAEASVGKALTMKRFHARGRGKSTRILKPFSRLRIVVREQEEEA is encoded by the coding sequence ATGGGTAAGCAAGCCGCCCCCCGCCGCGTAGGCGACAAGGAAGCGCTGGCTGTCGGCACCACCATTCGTGGTTCGGCCCAGAAGCTTAACCTGGTTGCAGCGTTGATCCGCGGTCGCAAGGTTGAAGAAGCATTGAACATCCTCAGCTTTTCGAAGCGTGCGATGGCTGTCGATGCGCGCAAGGTTCTGGCCTCGGCCATCGCCAATGCGGAAAACAACCATAATCTCGACGTCGACAGCCTTGTCGTTGCCGAAGCCAGCGTTGGCAAGGCACTGACCATGAAGCGCTTCCACGCTCGTGGTCGTGGTAAGTCGACCCGCATCCTGAAACCGTTCAGCCGCTTGCGCATCGTCGTTCGCGAACAGGAAGAAGAGGCTTAA
- the rpsC gene encoding 30S ribosomal protein S3, whose protein sequence is MGQKSNPIGLRLQINRTWDSRWFAEGADYGRMLLEDINIRKFVMKTLPQAAISKIVIERPAKLCRVSIYAARPGVIIGKKGADIEKLKKAIGKYTDADVSLNIVEIRKPEIDSKLVAQGVADQLIRRIAFRRAMKRAVQSALRLGAEGIKITCGGRLGGAEIARTEWYREGRVPLHTLRANVDYAEAEALTAYGIIGIKVWIFKGEILGHDPMATDRLMMEAQTSGVRPQFERR, encoded by the coding sequence ATGGGTCAGAAGAGCAATCCAATCGGCCTCCGCCTGCAGATCAACCGCACGTGGGACAGCCGCTGGTTCGCCGAAGGTGCGGATTATGGCCGTATGCTTCTGGAAGATATCAACATCCGCAAGTTCGTGATGAAGACACTTCCGCAGGCAGCCATTTCGAAGATCGTCATCGAACGTCCGGCCAAGCTGTGCCGCGTTTCGATCTACGCTGCCCGCCCCGGTGTCATCATCGGTAAAAAGGGTGCGGATATCGAGAAGCTGAAAAAAGCTATCGGCAAATATACCGACGCAGACGTTTCGCTGAACATTGTCGAAATCCGCAAGCCAGAAATCGACTCGAAGCTTGTTGCGCAGGGCGTTGCTGACCAGCTGATCCGCCGTATCGCCTTCCGTCGCGCCATGAAGCGTGCGGTTCAGTCGGCGCTGCGTCTGGGTGCAGAAGGCATCAAGATCACCTGCGGTGGTCGTCTGGGCGGCGCAGAAATCGCGCGTACCGAATGGTATCGCGAAGGTCGCGTTCCGCTGCACACACTGCGTGCCAATGTTGACTATGCAGAAGCCGAAGCGCTGACCGCATATGGCATCATCGGCATCAAGGTCTGGATCTTCAAGGGTGAAATCCTGGGTCATGATCCGATGGCAACCGACCGCCTGATGATGGAAGCGCAGACTTCGGGTGTTCGCCCGCAGTTTGAACGCCGCTGA
- the rplP gene encoding 50S ribosomal protein L16 — MLQPKKHKFRKQFKGRIHGNAKGGTDLNFGSYGLKALEPERITARQIEAARRAITRHIKRQGRLWIRIFPDVPVSKKPAEVRQGKGKGSVEYWAARVKPGRILFELDGVPGPIAAVAFSRAAMKLPIKTKVVARLGDTSHLGAEG; from the coding sequence ATGTTGCAACCTAAAAAACATAAATTCCGCAAGCAGTTCAAGGGCCGCATCCATGGCAATGCCAAGGGCGGTACCGATCTGAACTTCGGTTCTTACGGCCTGAAGGCTCTTGAGCCGGAACGTATCACCGCGCGTCAGATCGAAGCGGCTCGTCGTGCGATTACCCGTCACATCAAGCGTCAGGGTCGTTTGTGGATCCGCATTTTCCCCGACGTGCCAGTTTCGAAGAAGCCGGCCGAAGTCCGTCAGGGTAAAGGTAAGGGTTCGGTCGAATATTGGGCAGCTCGCGTCAAGCCGGGCCGTATCCTGTTCGAACTCGACGGTGTTCCGGGCCCCATCGCTGCTGTGGCATTCAGCCGCGCTGCGATGAAGCTGCCGATCAAGACCAAGGTTGTTGCCCGTCTTGGCGACACCTCGCATCTGGGAGCCGAAGGATGA
- the rpmC gene encoding 50S ribosomal protein L29: MSKTEDFRVKTDDQLATQLGELKREQFNLRFQGATGQLEKPARIREVRRDIARIKTLQSERANAAKQSA, translated from the coding sequence ATGAGCAAGACTGAAGACTTCCGCGTCAAGACTGACGACCAGCTGGCTACCCAGCTCGGCGAGTTGAAGCGCGAGCAATTCAACCTGCGCTTCCAGGGTGCGACTGGCCAGCTCGAAAAGCCGGCCCGTATCCGCGAAGTGCGTCGCGACATCGCGCGTATCAAGACCCTGCAAAGCGAGCGTGCAAACGCCGCCAAGCAGTCGGCATAA
- the rpsQ gene encoding 30S ribosomal protein S17 — translation MPKRILTGTVVSDKNDKTVVVLVERKVKHPLYGKIIRRSKKYHAHDESNSAKAGEVVRIQECAPISKNKSWTLVERVNAAPEAAAELAEG, via the coding sequence ATGCCCAAACGTATTCTTACCGGCACTGTAGTGTCCGACAAGAACGACAAGACGGTCGTTGTGCTCGTCGAGCGCAAGGTGAAGCACCCGCTTTACGGCAAGATCATTCGTCGTTCGAAGAAATATCACGCCCATGACGAGTCGAACTCGGCAAAGGCTGGTGAAGTTGTTCGCATTCAGGAATGCGCACCGATTTCGAAGAACAAGAGCTGGACTTTGGTGGAACGCGTCAACGCGGCCCCCGAAGCTGCAGCCGAGCTGGCGGAGGGTTGA
- the rplN gene encoding 50S ribosomal protein L14: MIQMQSNLDVADNSGAKRVQCIKVLGGSKRRTAGVGDIIVVSIKEAQPRGKVKKGDVHKAVIVRTRKDIRRADGSVIRFDTNAAVLIGNNKEPIGTRIFGPVCRELRAKNHMKIISLAPEVL, translated from the coding sequence ATGATTCAGATGCAATCAAACCTCGATGTTGCCGATAACTCTGGCGCCAAGCGCGTTCAGTGCATCAAGGTACTCGGCGGTTCCAAGCGCCGCACTGCGGGCGTTGGTGACATCATCGTAGTGTCGATCAAGGAAGCCCAGCCGCGCGGCAAGGTGAAGAAGGGCGACGTCCACAAGGCCGTCATTGTTCGCACCCGCAAGGATATTCGCCGCGCCGATGGCTCAGTAATCCGTTTCGACACCAACGCTGCCGTATTGATCGGCAACAACAAGGAGCCGATCGGGACCCGTATTTTTGGCCCCGTCTGCCGTGAACTTCGTGCGAAAAACCACATGAAGATCATCAGCCTGGCGCCGGAGGTTTTGTAA
- the rplX gene encoding 50S ribosomal protein L24 has product MAMAKIKKGDTVVVLAGKDKGKTGEVTRVDPKADKVVVSGVNVRVRHAKPTQADPQGGKKPFEAPLHISNVALADPKTGKPTRVRIEAGKDGKKVRVAVKSGEKVDG; this is encoded by the coding sequence ATGGCAATGGCAAAAATCAAAAAGGGTGACACCGTCGTGGTGCTCGCTGGCAAGGACAAGGGTAAGACTGGTGAAGTCACCCGTGTCGATCCGAAGGCTGACAAGGTTGTCGTTTCGGGTGTGAACGTCCGCGTTCGCCATGCGAAGCCCACCCAGGCAGACCCGCAGGGCGGCAAGAAGCCGTTCGAAGCACCGCTGCACATTTCGAATGTGGCACTCGCCGATCCCAAGACCGGTAAGCCGACCCGCGTTCGCATTGAAGCCGGCAAAGATGGCAAGAAAGTTCGTGTTGCCGTCAAGTCCGGGGAGAAGGTCGATGGCTGA
- the rplE gene encoding 50S ribosomal protein L5 has product MADQKYTPRMKQRYDDVIVKAMTEKFGYTNRFAVPKIEKITLNMGVGEGSQDKKKVQTALAEMELIAGQKPVVTKAKKSIAGFKLREGMPIGVKVTMRRQQMYEFLDRLVTIAMPRIRDFRGLNPKSFDGRGNFAMGLKEQIIFPEISYDAIDTVRGMDVIVTTTANSDDEARELLRLFGFPFPQEQAEEKEAA; this is encoded by the coding sequence ATGGCTGATCAAAAATATACACCGCGCATGAAGCAGCGCTATGACGATGTAATCGTCAAGGCGATGACCGAAAAATTCGGTTATACCAACCGCTTCGCTGTGCCGAAGATCGAAAAAATCACGCTCAACATGGGTGTTGGCGAAGGTTCGCAGGACAAGAAAAAGGTCCAGACCGCGCTTGCCGAAATGGAACTGATTGCTGGCCAGAAGCCGGTCGTCACCAAGGCGAAAAAGTCGATCGCAGGCTTCAAGCTGCGCGAAGGCATGCCCATTGGCGTCAAGGTGACCATGCGTCGCCAGCAGATGTACGAATTCCTCGATCGTCTCGTGACGATTGCGATGCCGCGCATCCGCGACTTCCGTGGCCTGAACCCGAAAAGCTTCGACGGTCGTGGCAACTTCGCCATGGGCCTGAAAGAGCAGATCATCTTTCCGGAAATCAGCTATGACGCAATCGATACCGTCCGCGGTATGGACGTCATCGTAACCACCACCGCCAACAGCGACGACGAAGCCCGCGAGCTTCTCCGCCTGTTCGGCTTCCCCTTCCCGCAAGAACAAGCAGAGGAAAAGGAAGCGGCTTAA
- the rpsN gene encoding 30S ribosomal protein S14: MAKLSSINKNERRKKLVKKYAGQYARLKAIANDESKDESERLIARLKLAEIPRNGNPTRVRNRCETTGRPRAYYRKFRLCRIQLRDLANKGLIPGVTKSSW; encoded by the coding sequence ATGGCGAAACTGAGTTCCATTAATAAAAATGAGCGTCGTAAGAAGCTCGTCAAGAAATATGCAGGGCAATATGCCCGGCTGAAGGCAATTGCCAATGACGAGTCGAAAGACGAAAGCGAGCGCTTGATCGCGCGCCTTAAACTGGCCGAGATCCCGCGCAATGGCAACCCGACCCGCGTTCGCAACCGCTGCGAAACCACGGGCCGTCCGCGCGCTTATTACCGCAAATTCCGGCTCTGCCGTATCCAGTTGCGCGATCTGGCCAATAAGGGCCTGATCCCCGGCGTGACGAAATCGAGCTGGTAA
- the rpsH gene encoding 30S ribosomal protein S8 yields MALTDPLGDMLTRIRNGQRAKKDSVVSPASKLRTRVLDVLQREGYIRGYSEEALGAHKGLRIELKYFEGQPAIQHVARVSKPGRRVYSGSSELPVIRNGLGITIVSTPKGVLSDAEAREANVGGEILAEVF; encoded by the coding sequence ATGGCATTGACCGATCCTTTGGGTGATATGCTCACCCGCATCCGCAACGGCCAGCGCGCGAAGAAAGACTCTGTCGTTTCGCCCGCTTCGAAGCTGCGTACCCGCGTCCTCGACGTGTTGCAGCGCGAAGGCTATATCCGTGGCTACAGCGAAGAAGCACTGGGCGCCCACAAGGGCCTGCGCATCGAGCTGAAATATTTCGAAGGCCAGCCTGCGATCCAGCATGTTGCGCGCGTTTCGAAACCCGGCCGCCGCGTCTATTCGGGCAGCAGCGAGCTTCCCGTTATCCGCAACGGCCTGGGCATCACCATCGTTTCCACCCCGAAGGGTGTGCTCTCGGACGCCGAAGCACGCGAAGCCAATGTCGGCGGTGAAATCCTGGCGGAGGTGTTCTAA
- the rplF gene encoding 50S ribosomal protein L6, with protein sequence MSRIGKKPVAIPAGVTASMGDGTLSVKGPKGELTMPMSDLISYEMKDEGLSVMPANKSKEARAFWGMQRTLVQNLVTGVTEGFTKVLEITGVGYRANAQGRNLKLQLGYSHDVDFAIPEGIEIKTPDNTTVEITGIDKQKVGQVAAEIRRWRKPEPYKGKGIKYRGEYIFRKEGKKK encoded by the coding sequence ATGAGCCGCATTGGTAAGAAACCGGTTGCTATTCCTGCAGGCGTCACTGCCAGCATGGGTGATGGCACCTTGTCGGTAAAGGGGCCCAAGGGCGAACTGACCATGCCGATGAGCGACCTCATTTCCTACGAAATGAAGGACGAAGGCCTTTCGGTCATGCCAGCGAACAAGAGCAAAGAAGCTCGCGCATTCTGGGGCATGCAACGTACGTTGGTTCAGAACCTGGTCACCGGCGTGACCGAAGGCTTCACCAAGGTCCTCGAAATCACCGGCGTCGGCTATCGTGCCAACGCGCAGGGCCGTAACCTGAAGCTTCAGCTTGGTTACAGCCATGACGTGGATTTCGCGATCCCCGAAGGAATTGAAATCAAGACGCCCGATAACACCACGGTGGAAATAACGGGCATCGACAAGCAGAAGGTAGGGCAGGTTGCTGCCGAAATCCGTCGCTGGAGGAAGCCGGAACCCTATAAGGGCAAGGGCATCAAGTACCGCGGCGAATATATCTTCCGCAAAGAAGGGAAGAAGAAATAA
- the rplR gene encoding 50S ribosomal protein L18 gives MAKLSLFEKRRQRVRSKLRSQVAGRPRLSVHRTGRHIYAQIIDDSKGVTVASASTNDKAVKTKNGSTSAAAAEVGKRVAEAAKKAGVTSVVFDRGGFLFHGRVKALADAAREGGLEF, from the coding sequence ATGGCAAAGCTCTCTCTCTTTGAAAAGCGCCGCCAGCGCGTCCGTTCGAAACTGCGTTCGCAGGTTGCCGGTCGTCCGCGTCTTTCGGTGCACCGCACAGGCCGGCACATCTACGCCCAGATTATCGACGATTCCAAGGGCGTCACCGTTGCTTCGGCTTCGACCAACGACAAGGCGGTCAAAACGAAAAACGGATCGACCTCTGCAGCTGCTGCCGAAGTTGGCAAGCGCGTTGCAGAAGCCGCGAAAAAGGCTGGCGTGACCAGCGTTGTGTTCGATCGCGGCGGTTTCCTGTTCCATGGCCGCGTCAAGGCGCTGGCCGATGCTGCCCGTGAAGGCGGGCTGGAGTTCTGA
- the rpsE gene encoding 30S ribosomal protein S5: MADENNTNENVVVDAAAPEAVEAEGGRRGRGRGRGEGGGRGRRDDRRPREEKEDDGTIEKLVHINRVSKTVKGGKRFGFAALVVVGDGQGRVGFGHGKAREVPEAINKATAAAKKKMIRVPLKDGRTLHHDGNGRFGAGNVYVRSAPAGTGIIAGGPMRAVFESLGVADVVTKSIGTSNPYNMVRATFAALVDQTSPKSVAQRRGKKIADLLGRGGSKTAEADAEAIAE, encoded by the coding sequence ATGGCTGACGAAAACAACACAAACGAAAACGTCGTCGTCGACGCAGCTGCTCCTGAAGCAGTTGAAGCCGAAGGTGGCCGTCGTGGCCGCGGTCGTGGACGTGGCGAAGGTGGCGGTCGTGGCCGTCGCGATGACCGTCGTCCCCGCGAAGAAAAGGAAGATGACGGCACGATCGAAAAGCTCGTGCACATCAACCGCGTTTCGAAGACCGTAAAAGGCGGTAAGCGCTTTGGTTTCGCAGCGCTCGTCGTTGTCGGTGACGGTCAGGGTCGTGTCGGCTTTGGCCATGGCAAGGCGCGCGAAGTGCCGGAAGCTATCAACAAGGCAACCGCAGCCGCGAAGAAGAAAATGATCCGCGTTCCGTTGAAAGACGGTCGCACGCTGCATCATGACGGCAATGGCCGTTTCGGTGCCGGTAACGTCTATGTCCGCTCGGCACCTGCCGGTACGGGTATCATCGCCGGTGGTCCGATGCGCGCTGTGTTCGAAAGCCTTGGTGTTGCCGACGTGGTGACCAAGTCAATCGGTACGTCAAACCCTTATAACATGGTCCGCGCTACCTTCGCCGCTCTGGTCGACCAGACCAGCCCGAAGTCGGTTGCGCAGCGTCGTGGCAAGAAAATCGCTGACCTTCTGGGTCGCGGTGGCAGCAAGACTGCTGAAGCCGACGCCGAAGCTATTGCGGAGTAA
- the rpmD gene encoding 50S ribosomal protein L30, with protein MAKIKIKQTGSPIRRPAVQRKTLQGLGLDKMHKVVELEDTAEVRGMIRSVRHMVEVIG; from the coding sequence ATGGCAAAGATCAAAATCAAGCAGACCGGTTCGCCGATCCGCCGCCCCGCTGTTCAGCGCAAGACGCTGCAGGGTCTGGGCCTCGACAAAATGCATAAGGTGGTCGAACTTGAAGACACCGCCGAAGTGCGCGGCATGATCCGCTCTGTGCGGCACATGGTTGAAGTCATCGGCTAA
- the rplO gene encoding 50S ribosomal protein L15 encodes MKLNDIRDNEGARHRKMRVGRGIGSGKGKTSGRGQKGQKSRSGVAVKGFEGGQMPLHMRIPKRGFNNIFAKDYAEVNLGMIQKFIDAKKLDAKAVIDQAALRAAGLSRGGKDGVRILAKGTLTAKVNLSVAGASKAAVEAVEKAGGKVEILTVKPAAEKAAEKKGSAKKAK; translated from the coding sequence ATGAAACTTAACGACATCCGTGACAATGAAGGCGCACGTCATCGCAAGATGCGCGTAGGCCGCGGTATCGGTTCGGGCAAAGGCAAGACCTCTGGCCGCGGCCAAAAGGGTCAGAAGAGCCGTTCGGGCGTAGCCGTAAAGGGCTTTGAAGGCGGTCAGATGCCCCTTCACATGCGTATTCCGAAGCGTGGCTTCAACAACATCTTTGCCAAGGACTATGCCGAAGTGAATCTGGGCATGATCCAGAAGTTCATCGACGCGAAGAAGCTCGACGCCAAGGCTGTCATTGATCAGGCCGCGCTGCGCGCTGCTGGACTGTCGCGTGGTGGCAAGGATGGCGTCCGCATCCTCGCCAAGGGCACGCTGACTGCAAAGGTCAACCTGTCGGTGGCCGGTGCATCAAAGGCTGCTGTTGAAGCTGTCGAAAAGGCTGGCGGCAAGGTCGAAATCTTGACCGTGAAGCCTGCGGCCGAAAAAGCTGCCGAAAAGAAGGGCAGCGCCAAGAAGGCCAAGTGA
- the secY gene encoding preprotein translocase subunit SecY, whose protein sequence is MASRADKMASGVNFSNFGKATDLKSRIWFTIGALIVFRLLSFVPLPGVDPVAQAALYANNAAGGVLDIFNTFSGGSLERMSLIALGVMPYITASIVVQLAASLSPTLAAIKKEGESGRKKLNQYTRYGTVLLTAVQGFFLASGLESLAAANGIRAVVEPGLMFRVVATISLVGGTLFLMWLGEQITSRGIGNGISLIIMAGIVAQMPRLVANLLEGGRTGSISGVIVVGFIAMFVGLTLLICFVERAQRRVLVQYPKRATQRGMMQADRSHLPLKLNTAGVIPPIFASSLLLLPTTIVQLGGAPVGDNAAGDYVQQLLQWLQHGQPIYLLLYGLGIVFFCFFYTAVVFNPEETAENLKKAGGFIPGIRPGKNTQDYLDYVLTRITVLGAAYLTLVCLLPDFMMGQTGQQQFFVLGGTSLLILVNVTVDTIAQIQGHLMAHQYGDLLKKAKLKGNRGR, encoded by the coding sequence ATGGCATCGCGAGCCGACAAAATGGCATCCGGCGTAAATTTTTCGAATTTCGGAAAAGCCACCGATCTGAAGAGCCGGATATGGTTCACCATCGGCGCGCTCATCGTATTTCGTCTTTTGAGCTTCGTTCCGTTGCCGGGTGTCGACCCGGTCGCGCAGGCAGCGCTTTATGCGAATAACGCAGCGGGCGGTGTCCTTGATATCTTCAACACTTTCTCGGGCGGTTCGCTGGAGCGCATGAGTTTGATTGCGCTTGGTGTGATGCCCTATATTACCGCGTCCATCGTCGTACAACTGGCAGCTTCGCTGTCACCGACGCTCGCCGCGATCAAAAAAGAAGGCGAAAGCGGCCGTAAAAAGCTGAACCAATATACCCGCTATGGCACGGTGCTTTTGACCGCTGTGCAGGGCTTTTTCCTGGCTTCCGGGCTTGAATCGCTTGCTGCCGCCAACGGAATTCGGGCGGTTGTTGAACCCGGCCTGATGTTCCGCGTGGTCGCCACCATCAGTCTTGTCGGCGGCACGCTGTTCCTGATGTGGCTGGGCGAACAGATTACCAGCCGTGGCATCGGCAACGGTATTTCGCTCATCATCATGGCCGGTATCGTTGCGCAGATGCCGCGTCTGGTTGCCAACCTGCTTGAAGGCGGTCGCACCGGCTCGATCAGCGGCGTCATCGTCGTTGGCTTCATCGCGATGTTCGTGGGCCTGACGCTGCTCATTTGCTTCGTCGAAAGGGCGCAGCGACGGGTGCTTGTCCAATATCCAAAACGTGCGACGCAGCGCGGCATGATGCAAGCGGATCGCAGCCACTTGCCGCTGAAGCTAAACACCGCTGGCGTTATCCCGCCAATCTTTGCTTCTTCGCTTCTGCTGCTGCCGACGACGATCGTCCAACTTGGGGGCGCACCTGTCGGTGACAATGCAGCTGGCGATTACGTGCAGCAATTGCTGCAATGGTTGCAGCATGGGCAGCCGATTTATCTGCTGCTATACGGCCTAGGCATTGTGTTCTTCTGCTTCTTCTACACGGCGGTTGTCTTCAACCCCGAAGAAACGGCCGAGAATCTGAAAAAGGCCGGCGGCTTCATTCCGGGCATCCGACCCGGCAAGAATACGCAGGACTACCTTGATTATGTGCTGACGCGCATCACCGTGCTGGGTGCGGCTTATTTGACATTGGTCTGTCTCCTCCCCGATTTCATGATGGGGCAAACGGGGCAGCAGCAGTTCTTCGTTCTTGGCGGCACCAGCTTGCTGATTCTGGTCAATGTGACGGTCGATACGATCGCGCAGATCCAGGGTCATCTGATGGCGCACCAATATGGTGATCTGCTGAAGAAAGCGAAATTGAAGGGCAATCGCGGACGCTGA
- a CDS encoding adenylate kinase, with product MNIILLGPPGAGKGTQAGNLVDSRGMVQLSTGDMLRAAVKAGTPIGLQAKAVMDAGELVSDEIVSGIIGEALDQLSADTGVIFDGYPRTDAQAHALDSILDERGRTLHHVIELVVDEDALVERIVGRFTCANCGEGYHDTFKTPAKDGVCDKCGSTEFKRRPDDNEETVRTRMAEYRAKTEPILPIYEARGVVSKVDGMADIDEVTKAIDDILD from the coding sequence CTGAACATCATTCTTCTCGGCCCTCCTGGTGCCGGCAAGGGAACGCAAGCTGGTAATCTTGTCGACAGTCGCGGCATGGTTCAGTTGTCCACCGGCGACATGTTGCGTGCAGCGGTGAAGGCAGGCACCCCTATCGGCCTTCAAGCCAAAGCTGTGATGGATGCGGGCGAACTGGTATCCGACGAAATCGTATCCGGCATTATTGGTGAGGCGCTTGATCAACTGTCTGCGGACACGGGCGTCATTTTTGACGGTTATCCCCGTACCGATGCGCAGGCACATGCGCTCGATTCAATACTCGATGAACGCGGCCGCACTTTGCATCATGTCATCGAACTGGTGGTCGACGAAGATGCGCTGGTCGAACGGATTGTCGGCCGCTTCACTTGCGCCAATTGCGGTGAGGGCTATCACGACACGTTCAAAACGCCCGCCAAGGATGGCGTCTGCGACAAATGCGGATCGACCGAATTCAAACGCCGTCCGGATGACAATGAAGAAACAGTCCGCACCCGCATGGCCGAATATCGCGCCAAGACTGAACCGATTTTGCCTATCTATGAAGCCCGTGGTGTGGTCAGCAAAGTCGACGGCATGGCTGATATCGATGAAGTCACCAAGGCCATCGACGATATTCTCGACTGA
- a CDS encoding ATP-dependent zinc protease, whose protein sequence is MQRRSKSGSRTKAEIGWCELVDLPGLGLSAIHAKMDTGAATSSIHATRIRPFERDGIDWVEFWFRPFPGEKARRFEAPLVDRRQVRSSNGERQHRFVIETQICLGKLCWKSELTLANRRSMAFPILIGRRALRRGLMLVNSGRKWVLGKPAPSEEK, encoded by the coding sequence GTGCAACGACGGTCTAAATCCGGTTCGCGAACCAAGGCCGAAATCGGCTGGTGCGAACTTGTCGATCTGCCGGGGCTCGGCCTCTCCGCGATTCATGCCAAAATGGATACAGGAGCTGCTACATCATCTATTCACGCCACCCGGATAAGGCCTTTCGAACGTGACGGCATCGATTGGGTAGAATTCTGGTTCCGCCCCTTTCCCGGCGAAAAAGCCCGTCGTTTCGAAGCCCCTTTGGTGGACCGGCGTCAGGTGCGCAGTTCGAACGGCGAAAGGCAGCATCGCTTTGTCATCGAAACGCAAATCTGTTTGGGTAAGTTGTGCTGGAAATCTGAGCTGACACTGGCGAACCGCCGGTCAATGGCCTTTCCCATCCTGATCGGACGGCGGGCCTTGCGCCGGGGGCTGATGCTGGTGAACAGCGGTCGCAAATGGGTGCTGGGAAAACCCGCACCATCGGAGGAAAAATGA